The following are from one region of the Coffea eugenioides isolate CCC68of chromosome 2, Ceug_1.0, whole genome shotgun sequence genome:
- the LOC113760454 gene encoding GDSL esterase/lipase At1g29670-like — MAFVARQWFLLSIINVVVVCFLKPFALGEQQVPCYFIFGDSQDDNGNNNHLNTTARANYPPYGIDFPEGPTGRFTNGRNHADFIGELLGFDSYIPPFANTKGRDITKGINYASGASGILDQTGRHLGDLFSFNEQLHNHERAISRIVRLIGNRSATKEYLAKCLYTVALGNNDYINNYLLPEYYPTSHLYTPREFASLLIRHYSQQLRTLYRLGARKIAVFGLGWLGCIPAELSTDGNCVDSINEEVLLFNDKLKPLVDELNTELSGAQFLYVDVIAINLNNLSTPAEITIGNAPCCNVSAAVAGGQCIPGQIPCSNRNQYYFWDDFHPSEVVNEAYSRLAYSALSSLLDADPLAIGGLTGKNCHDKVKKQ, encoded by the exons ATGGCTTTTGTAGCCAGGCAATGGTTTCTCCTATCCATCATTAATGTAGTGGTTGTCTGTTTCTTGAAACCATTTGCCCTAGGCGAACAACAGGTCCCTTGCTACTTCATTTTTGGAGATTCACAAGATGACAATGGCAACAATAATCACCTGAACACCACTGCCAGGGCAAATTATCCACCTTACGGCATTGATTTCCCAGAAGGTCCAACTGGTCGCTTCACCAATGGTCGAAATCATGCAGACTTCATTG GTGAGCTCCTCGGATTTGACAGCTACATACCTCCATTTGCAAATACAAAAGGCCGGGATATCACTAAAGGCATTAATTATGCTTCGGGAGCATCTGGAATTCTTGATCAGACCGGTCGTCACCTG GGCGATCTCTTCAGCTTCAACGAACAATTGCACAATCACGAGAGAGCAATTTCGCGCATCGTGCGGTTGATTGGAAACAGATCTGCAACAAAAGAATATCTAGCCAAATGTCTGTACACTGTTGCATTGGGGAATAATGATTACATCAACAACTACTTGTTGCCAGAATATTATCCTACCAGCCACCTATATACTCCAAGAGAATTTGCCAGCTTGTTAATTAGGCATTATTCTCAGCAACTACGG ACTTTGTACAGATTGGGGGCAAGAAAAATAGCCGTTTTTGGGCTTGGTTGGCTTGGCTGCATACCTGCTGAGTTATCTACAGATGGTAACTGTGTGGATTCTATTAACGAGGAAGTTCTGTTATTCAATGACAAGCTCAAGCCACTGGTTGATGAACTGAATACCGAGTTAAGCGGTGCACAATTTCTTTATGTAGATGTGATAGCAATCAATTTGAACAATTTATCCACCCCTGCAG AAATTACAATTGGCAATGCACCATGCTGCAACGTGTCTGCAGCAGTTGCTGGTGGACAGTGTATTCCTGGGCAAATTCCCTGCAGCAACAGGAACCAATATTATTTTTGGGATGATTTCCATCCCAGTGAAGTAGTCAATGAAGCATATTCAAGATTAGCATATTCTGCGTTATCCTCATTACTTGATGCTGATCCTCTTGCCATTGGCGGCCTAACAGGCAAAAACTGTCATGATAAAGTGAAGAAACAATAG